In Carnobacterium sp. CP1, the following are encoded in one genomic region:
- a CDS encoding ABC transporter permease, with product MSSDLKKVQLEEQKMQKKDIIGKLGPLLALIVLIFFVTILNPGFVSPNNLLNLLRQVSTNALIAFGMTFVILTGGIDLSVGSTLALSSALMAGSIVAGLDPFLAMVLAVVVGGLLGGFNGLLITKGKMAPFIATLATMTIFRGATLVFTDGNPITGIGDSFIFKFVGRGYLFGIPFPVILMAICFIILYILLHKMTFGRKTFAIGGNEKAAFIAGIKSDRIKIAIYAISGMMASIAGIIITSRLNSAQPTAGQSYEMDAIASVVLGGTSLSGGRGRIVGTLIGALIMGTLNNGLNLLGVSSFYQQIVKGIVIIIAVLLDRKK from the coding sequence ATGAGTTCAGATTTAAAGAAGGTTCAATTAGAAGAACAAAAAATGCAGAAAAAAGACATCATTGGAAAACTAGGACCACTATTAGCCTTAATCGTTTTGATCTTTTTTGTAACGATTCTCAACCCTGGTTTTGTGTCTCCGAACAACTTGCTTAACCTATTAAGACAAGTTTCAACAAATGCCTTGATCGCTTTCGGGATGACGTTTGTCATCTTAACAGGCGGAATCGATTTGTCCGTTGGATCAACACTAGCTTTAAGCAGTGCTTTGATGGCAGGCAGTATCGTTGCTGGCTTAGATCCATTTTTGGCCATGGTATTAGCGGTTGTCGTTGGCGGCTTGTTAGGCGGGTTTAATGGATTGCTGATCACGAAAGGGAAAATGGCTCCATTTATTGCAACATTAGCAACAATGACGATTTTCCGAGGGGCGACCTTAGTTTTCACAGATGGAAACCCAATCACAGGGATTGGCGATAGTTTCATCTTTAAATTTGTCGGACGCGGTTATTTATTCGGTATTCCATTTCCGGTCATTTTAATGGCCATCTGTTTCATCATTTTGTATATTCTATTACACAAAATGACCTTTGGTAGAAAAACATTTGCGATAGGAGGGAATGAAAAAGCAGCATTTATCGCTGGAATAAAAAGCGATCGAATCAAAATAGCTATTTATGCTATCTCAGGTATGATGGCGTCGATTGCTGGAATCATCATCACATCTAGATTAAATTCAGCACAGCCAACTGCAGGACAATCGTATGAAATGGATGCGATCGCTTCGGTTGTCTTAGGCGGAACCAGTCTTTCTGGCGGTCGTGGAAGAATAGTTGGGACGTTGATCGGGGCCTTGATCATGGGAACCTTGAACAATGGATTGAATTTATTAGGTGTATCTAGTTTTTATCAACAAATCGTCAAAGGTATCGTCATCATCATCGCAGTTTTATTAGACAGAAAAAAATAA
- a CDS encoding LacI family DNA-binding transcriptional regulator gives MKTIKDVASLAGVSVATVSRALNKSGYVSEKSRLKVETAIKELDFYPNEVARSLYQKKSKLIGFLLPDISNPFFPLVAKGIEDKMNQMGYNLILGNVQESSDKENEYIRTFSQNNVAGVLSAVEGGFRNMKGMPFVMLDRVASNKEYSVYSDDYQGGSLAAQAVVERNPGEVIVMVGPRDISKSLVRSAGSIKVLEENNINYHLFETESFQFESAEKAAVHLLEKFPKANSIIASNDIHALAVMREAIRKGIKIPEELQIVGYDDNPYSKLMYPSLSTIAQPAYQIGYKGAEILCARIEGKPIKEKNVQLPVTLEIRESLRKKDKDE, from the coding sequence ATGAAAACCATTAAAGATGTTGCAAGCTTAGCGGGTGTGTCCGTCGCGACGGTTTCAAGAGCTTTGAATAAAAGCGGTTATGTCAGTGAAAAAAGCCGATTGAAAGTTGAAACGGCTATTAAAGAATTAGATTTTTATCCTAATGAAGTAGCCCGCTCGCTTTATCAAAAAAAATCTAAATTAATCGGTTTTCTTTTGCCAGATATCTCCAACCCGTTCTTTCCATTAGTGGCTAAAGGAATAGAGGATAAAATGAATCAAATGGGGTATAACTTAATTTTAGGCAATGTTCAAGAAAGCTCAGATAAAGAAAATGAATACATACGGACTTTTTCTCAAAACAATGTAGCCGGTGTCTTATCCGCGGTAGAAGGCGGCTTTCGTAATATGAAAGGTATGCCTTTTGTTATGCTGGATAGAGTTGCTTCAAACAAAGAATATTCTGTTTATTCAGATGATTATCAGGGAGGAAGTTTGGCTGCACAAGCTGTTGTTGAAAGAAATCCGGGTGAAGTGATCGTGATGGTTGGTCCACGAGACATTTCAAAGTCCTTAGTCCGCTCAGCAGGCAGCATCAAAGTTCTAGAAGAAAACAATATAAACTACCACTTATTTGAAACAGAATCGTTTCAATTTGAGTCAGCAGAAAAAGCTGCCGTTCATTTATTGGAAAAATTCCCAAAAGCGAACAGCATTATCGCTTCGAATGATATCCATGCGTTAGCCGTTATGCGGGAAGCGATCAGAAAGGGGATCAAAATCCCTGAGGAACTGCAAATAGTAGGATACGATGACAATCCTTACAGTAAACTGATGTATCCTAGTTTATCGACCATCGCTCAACCAGCTTATCAAATTGGTTACAAAGGCGCTGAGATACTCTGTGCTCGCATAGAAGGAAAACCGATTAAAGAAAAAAACGTTCAGTTACCTGTAACGCTTGAAATTAGAGAATCGTTGAGAAAGAAGGATAAAGATGAGTAA
- a CDS encoding GntR family transcriptional regulator: MRKYRVVADQLLDEIAQGKYKDEDRLPTEDKLMAEHNVSRNTLRSAIDVLVDKSILYRVQGSGIYIRKPVYPDTITINSIRGFKEEFKNKETHSEVIELEQLPADKEISQKLQCEIGTPVYFVHRMRYIENEPFSIEYSYFNKTIIPYLGREIANNSIYSYIENDLNLSIGFADKYISVEKLSKMDSSHLQLKEADPSLVIEETVYLTNGTLFNHSRVIHNYKHAKFFALAKNW; encoded by the coding sequence ATGAGGAAATACAGAGTAGTAGCTGATCAGCTTTTAGACGAAATAGCTCAAGGAAAGTATAAAGATGAAGATCGTTTGCCAACTGAAGATAAATTAATGGCTGAACACAATGTCAGCCGAAATACACTGCGAAGTGCTATTGACGTATTGGTTGATAAAAGTATTCTTTATCGTGTGCAAGGGAGCGGGATTTATATTCGCAAACCAGTCTATCCTGATACGATTACCATTAATTCCATCAGAGGTTTTAAAGAAGAATTTAAAAACAAAGAAACACATTCTGAGGTCATCGAGCTGGAACAATTACCAGCAGATAAAGAGATAAGTCAAAAACTTCAGTGCGAAATAGGCACCCCAGTTTATTTTGTTCACCGGATGCGCTATATTGAAAACGAACCTTTTTCAATTGAATACAGTTATTTCAATAAAACCATTATCCCTTATCTAGGAAGAGAAATTGCTAATAACTCCATCTATAGCTATATTGAGAATGATTTAAACTTATCTATCGGCTTTGCTGACAAATACATTTCTGTTGAAAAATTATCTAAAATGGACAGCAGCCATCTTCAATTAAAAGAAGCAGATCCTTCTTTAGTTATTGAAGAAACCGTTTATCTTACGAATGGAACACTTTTTAATCATTCCAGAGTTATTCATAATTACAAACACGCTAAGTTTTTTGCATTAGCAAAAAATTGGTAA
- a CDS encoding sugar ABC transporter ATP-binding protein: MEVKMKAVTKSFGTNSVLRGVDIDLNGGEIHALMGENGAGKSTLMNILTGLHAYDSGEIIIDGTETVYQNPKEAEEHGVSFIHQEMNIWPQMTVVENLFIGKEIKNKLGWLNTKEMEKKAKAVFEDLGIQLDLHLEVQTLSVGQQQMIEIAKALMTNAQVLIMDEPTAALTEREIETLFKIIMNLKQKGVAIIYISHRMEEIFKISDRITVMRDGVSIDTTMTKDTTVDEVVRKMVGRDLEDYYPEKTSKIGEVIFETQHLSKKGIFENISFTVRAGEIVGFSGLMGSGRTEIMRAIFGIDTLDSGDIVFENETIKIKNPNNAIEKGIGFLTENRKDEGLILDYSIKENISLPSIDGFKKRGLIDTTAEKDFVQLLMKRLNVKAQSAELAVSNLSGGNQQKVVLAKWIGIGSKVLILDEPTRGVDVGAKREIYQLMNELADRGVAIIMVSSDLPEVLGVSDRIIVVHEGTIAGELGKSEATEEKIMSLATGGY; encoded by the coding sequence ATGGAAGTTAAAATGAAAGCCGTTACAAAAAGCTTTGGAACAAATTCTGTTCTTAGAGGGGTAGACATTGACCTTAATGGCGGAGAAATACACGCATTGATGGGAGAAAACGGGGCTGGTAAATCAACATTAATGAATATTTTAACCGGATTACATGCATACGATTCTGGTGAAATCATCATTGATGGAACCGAGACAGTCTATCAAAACCCCAAAGAAGCCGAAGAACACGGAGTCAGTTTTATCCATCAAGAAATGAACATTTGGCCTCAGATGACGGTAGTTGAAAATTTGTTTATCGGCAAAGAAATCAAAAACAAACTGGGCTGGTTAAACACCAAAGAAATGGAAAAAAAGGCAAAAGCTGTTTTCGAGGACTTAGGTATCCAATTGGATTTGCACTTAGAAGTTCAAACCTTGTCAGTCGGCCAACAGCAAATGATTGAAATCGCTAAAGCCTTAATGACAAACGCTCAAGTATTGATCATGGATGAGCCGACAGCGGCATTGACTGAAAGAGAAATTGAAACGTTGTTCAAGATCATTATGAATCTAAAACAAAAAGGTGTTGCGATCATTTACATCTCTCATAGAATGGAAGAAATATTTAAAATCAGTGACCGCATCACGGTCATGCGAGATGGGGTATCCATCGATACGACTATGACAAAAGATACAACGGTTGATGAAGTTGTTAGGAAAATGGTTGGAAGAGACCTTGAAGATTATTATCCTGAAAAAACGTCAAAAATTGGCGAAGTTATTTTTGAAACTCAACACTTATCGAAAAAAGGTATCTTCGAAAACATTTCTTTCACTGTTCGTGCGGGCGAGATTGTTGGCTTTTCAGGGTTGATGGGCTCAGGCCGGACAGAAATTATGCGCGCTATTTTCGGTATCGATACTTTGGACAGCGGCGATATCGTTTTTGAGAATGAAACCATTAAAATCAAAAATCCTAATAATGCCATTGAAAAAGGTATTGGGTTTTTAACTGAAAATCGAAAAGATGAAGGGTTGATTTTAGATTATTCTATTAAAGAGAATATTTCATTGCCTTCCATTGATGGATTTAAAAAAAGAGGATTGATCGATACAACGGCAGAAAAAGACTTTGTTCAGTTGTTAATGAAACGCTTAAATGTTAAAGCACAAAGCGCCGAGTTAGCTGTCTCCAATTTATCAGGAGGAAACCAGCAAAAAGTCGTTTTAGCAAAATGGATCGGAATCGGTTCAAAAGTGCTTATCTTAGATGAACCAACCCGAGGAGTGGACGTTGGAGCTAAACGCGAAATCTATCAATTGATGAATGAGTTAGCTGATCGAGGTGTAGCGATTATCATGGTTTCCAGTGACTTACCCGAAGTTTTAGGCGTCAGTGACCGAATCATTGTCGTTCATGAAGGAACCATTGCGGGCGAGCTTGGAAAATCAGAAGCAACAGAAGAAAAAATTATGAGTCTTGCAACAGGAGGGTATTAA
- a CDS encoding alpha-mannosidase, translating into MKKKVYILSHSHWDREWYLPYEQHHMRLVELMDDVLELFETDPEFKSFHLDGQTIMIDDYLQVRPHKKELIQKHIKNGKLKIGPFYILQDAFLTSSESNVRNIIVGMDESKQWGAPVKLGYFPDTFGNAGQTPQMMEQAGFDVAAFGRGVKPTGFNNVVVNDDKYASQFSEMWWKGPDESKILGLLFANWYSNGNEIPTDKAEAQAFWETKLADAGLYTSTDHVLMMNGCDHQPVQKDLSTAIKVANELYPDIEFIHASFEEYLTALKQDLPENLNTVSGELTSQETDGWYTLANTASTRVYLKQWNTRVSRLLESIAEPLATMAYETAEEYPHDMLRYAWKTLMQNHPHDSICGCSVDEVHREMVTRFEKANEVGRYVADEAALHLVRSIDTASFKNMDGFPFVVFNTSGSEKTGVAEVRIEIERLPFSAGVPDQLYKVLKEKEYPSFVVKTVDGETISAIVTEGGTEFGYDLPKDKFRQPFMARYVEVRLPIESMKGLSWNSFILVEADEQDVVVTATEASLVSNNGATLENSYLKIDVQKDGTLAVLNKSTNRTYAELLNFEDVGDIGNEYIFRQPLNDQAIYSKGTAAEINIIEDTVGFGEIEITHHLEVPISADEQLEEEQKAVIEMRNRQAGRSKTCKTLTLKTKVRLERHSQQVKFETTFDNQHKDHRLRVLFPTGIQSDVHYADSIFEVVERPNTVDPAWINPSNPQHTHAFVNVQDAEHGVTAAGIGLNEYEIIEEQNQQTIAVTLLRAVGELGDWGYFATPEAQCLGEQSMLYALSFHGKEEATRTFHEAFNYQIPFSTYQTTVHDGKWSPNHQYAELKGQNMALTAFKRKEHSDEIITRMYNLTNKETDAVLTIENYASKKCNLLEEVIEGTVEETAKPYEIVNTLWIQE; encoded by the coding sequence ATGAAAAAGAAAGTTTATATTTTATCTCACAGCCATTGGGACCGTGAATGGTATTTACCATACGAACAGCACCATATGCGTTTAGTAGAATTGATGGATGATGTTCTGGAGCTGTTTGAAACGGATCCAGAGTTTAAAAGTTTCCATTTAGACGGGCAAACGATCATGATCGATGATTACTTGCAAGTTCGGCCACATAAAAAAGAACTGATTCAAAAACATATTAAAAATGGGAAACTAAAAATTGGACCGTTTTATATTTTACAAGATGCTTTCTTAACAAGCAGTGAATCAAATGTCCGCAATATTATTGTCGGAATGGACGAAAGCAAACAATGGGGAGCACCCGTTAAATTAGGTTACTTTCCTGATACATTCGGCAACGCAGGCCAAACACCGCAAATGATGGAACAAGCTGGTTTCGATGTGGCTGCTTTCGGACGCGGTGTCAAGCCGACGGGATTCAATAATGTGGTGGTCAATGATGACAAATACGCTTCGCAATTTTCAGAAATGTGGTGGAAAGGGCCAGATGAATCGAAAATTTTAGGCCTGTTGTTTGCCAATTGGTACAGTAACGGAAATGAAATTCCGACAGACAAAGCGGAAGCTCAAGCATTTTGGGAAACCAAATTAGCTGATGCAGGATTGTATACTTCGACTGATCATGTATTGATGATGAACGGATGTGATCATCAGCCGGTTCAAAAAGATTTATCGACTGCTATTAAAGTTGCTAATGAACTGTACCCGGATATCGAATTCATACATGCAAGTTTTGAAGAATATTTAACCGCTTTAAAACAAGATTTGCCGGAAAATTTAAATACGGTTTCAGGAGAATTGACTTCTCAAGAAACTGACGGCTGGTACACATTAGCCAACACAGCATCAACTCGCGTTTATTTGAAACAATGGAATACTCGTGTTTCTCGTTTGCTTGAAAGCATTGCAGAACCTTTGGCGACGATGGCGTATGAGACAGCGGAAGAATACCCGCATGATATGCTGCGGTATGCTTGGAAAACATTGATGCAAAACCACCCGCATGACAGTATCTGCGGCTGCAGTGTCGATGAAGTCCACCGCGAAATGGTCACACGTTTCGAGAAAGCCAATGAAGTGGGCCGTTATGTAGCGGATGAAGCTGCATTACACTTAGTGCGCTCCATTGATACCGCAAGCTTTAAAAACATGGATGGTTTCCCGTTTGTTGTTTTCAATACGAGCGGTTCAGAAAAAACCGGCGTAGCTGAAGTACGGATCGAAATTGAACGTTTGCCGTTTTCAGCCGGTGTACCTGACCAATTGTACAAAGTACTCAAAGAAAAAGAATACCCATCCTTTGTAGTGAAAACCGTAGATGGCGAAACAATTTCTGCAATCGTGACAGAAGGTGGAACAGAATTCGGGTATGACTTGCCAAAAGACAAGTTCCGTCAGCCATTTATGGCTCGTTATGTGGAGGTTAGACTGCCGATTGAGTCGATGAAAGGATTGTCTTGGAACAGCTTTATATTAGTGGAAGCTGATGAACAAGACGTGGTGGTCACGGCAACGGAGGCGAGCCTGGTTTCAAACAACGGCGCAACGTTGGAAAACAGCTATTTGAAAATCGATGTCCAAAAAGACGGAACATTGGCTGTTTTGAATAAATCAACTAATCGAACATATGCAGAGTTGTTGAACTTTGAAGATGTAGGCGATATAGGAAATGAATATATTTTCAGACAGCCTTTGAATGACCAAGCTATCTACTCAAAAGGAACAGCTGCAGAAATCAATATTATTGAAGATACTGTCGGTTTTGGCGAAATTGAGATCACGCATCATCTAGAAGTGCCGATCTCAGCGGATGAACAATTGGAAGAAGAACAAAAAGCCGTTATTGAGATGCGAAATCGTCAAGCAGGGCGCTCTAAAACTTGTAAAACATTAACATTAAAAACAAAAGTACGTTTAGAACGCCATAGCCAGCAAGTCAAGTTCGAAACAACTTTTGATAACCAGCATAAAGACCACCGTTTGCGTGTGTTATTCCCGACAGGCATTCAATCTGATGTTCATTATGCAGACAGCATCTTTGAAGTTGTTGAACGGCCAAATACCGTTGATCCGGCATGGATCAATCCTTCCAACCCACAGCATACCCATGCTTTTGTGAATGTCCAAGACGCTGAACACGGTGTAACAGCAGCTGGGATCGGGTTGAACGAATATGAAATCATTGAAGAACAAAATCAACAAACCATTGCTGTCACATTGTTGAGAGCTGTTGGAGAGTTAGGAGATTGGGGATATTTTGCTACACCAGAAGCGCAATGCTTGGGAGAACAATCTATGCTGTACGCATTATCTTTTCATGGAAAAGAAGAGGCGACCAGAACGTTCCATGAAGCATTCAACTATCAAATTCCTTTTAGTACTTACCAAACGACGGTTCATGATGGAAAGTGGTCGCCTAATCATCAATATGCTGAATTGAAAGGACAAAATATGGCACTGACTGCTTTCAAACGCAAAGAACATAGCGATGAAATCATTACACGGATGTACAACTTAACCAATAAAGAAACAGACGCTGTCTTGACAATAGAAAATTATGCTTCAAAAAAATGCAACTTACTGGAAGAAGTCATTGAAGGCACGGTAGAAGAGACAGCTAAACCCTATGAAATTGTTAACACTTTATGGATACAAGAATGA
- the rbsK gene encoding ribokinase: MSKITVVGSLSTDFVVSADKRPEIGETITGKDFKTTFGGKGANQAVAAARLGSRVSMIGTVGTDLFGQEIIANLKNNQINTDNVESVTGLPSGSAHITVVDGDNSIVYIPGANDAITHEQVISASRTIEESDVVILQNETPLEIIESLIDICFQKGIQTIYNPAPAKQIKQETIEKVTFLTPNESEYNVLFPQLSISEGLKKHPNKLIVTMGSKGVYFNDGSKEVQIPSYLVQPVDTTGAGDTFNGAFGVALTSGLDMESSIRFGNLAAALSIQTFGAQGGMPTLEEMKGSAFYEKEWNLK, encoded by the coding sequence ATGAGTAAAATTACAGTAGTAGGAAGTTTATCAACTGATTTTGTCGTAAGTGCTGATAAAAGACCTGAAATCGGTGAAACGATCACCGGCAAGGATTTCAAAACAACCTTTGGCGGAAAAGGGGCGAATCAAGCCGTAGCGGCGGCTCGTTTGGGAAGCCGAGTCAGTATGATAGGAACAGTTGGGACAGATTTATTTGGACAAGAGATCATTGCAAATTTAAAAAATAATCAAATAAACACGGATAATGTGGAATCGGTTACAGGTTTGCCTTCTGGTTCAGCGCATATCACTGTAGTCGACGGTGACAATAGCATCGTTTATATTCCTGGGGCAAATGATGCGATTACACATGAACAAGTAATAAGCGCATCAAGAACGATTGAAGAAAGTGATGTTGTGATTCTTCAAAATGAAACGCCGTTAGAAATAATTGAAAGTCTAATTGATATTTGTTTTCAAAAAGGCATCCAAACCATTTATAATCCTGCACCAGCTAAGCAAATCAAGCAAGAAACGATTGAAAAGGTAACTTTTTTAACTCCTAATGAATCAGAATACAACGTTTTGTTTCCGCAGTTAAGCATTTCTGAAGGATTGAAAAAACACCCTAATAAATTGATCGTCACGATGGGATCAAAAGGGGTGTACTTTAATGATGGATCAAAAGAAGTACAGATTCCTTCTTATCTTGTTCAACCTGTTGATACAACAGGAGCAGGCGATACCTTTAATGGAGCTTTCGGAGTAGCGTTGACATCTGGACTTGATATGGAATCTAGTATCCGTTTTGGAAATTTGGCAGCAGCTTTGTCGATCCAAACGTTTGGTGCACAAGGCGGCATGCCAACTTTAGAAGAAATGAAAGGAAGTGCTTTTTATGAAAAAGAATGGAATCTTAAATAG
- a CDS encoding 2-keto-4-pentenoate hydratase codes for MSQAAFLETLYGAYKNVAVLEKSVFPADIDLEEAYRIQHAFTKAKKENNETLKGYKISMTSLETQALFGAKEPLYGQMTDKQISGTVSLSEQMMNPLVELELVFVVKEPLTAKSTEEEIIAKTQVAPGLEVPDSRFEDWFPKMPKEQVCADGAVGGKVVFGAAKDYTYADLDAINGKLILNGEVLDQGSSSIVMDHPVKAIKWLLEKLGQHDLTLEPGMFVSSGTFVLPKPLEVGQYTGEFEGVGNVQLTVNV; via the coding sequence ATGTCGCAAGCAGCTTTTTTAGAAACACTATATGGAGCTTACAAGAACGTTGCAGTACTGGAAAAATCCGTTTTTCCAGCAGATATTGATTTGGAGGAGGCATATCGAATTCAACACGCCTTCACTAAAGCAAAAAAAGAAAATAACGAAACATTGAAAGGTTATAAAATCAGTATGACCAGTCTTGAAACACAAGCTTTATTCGGTGCTAAAGAACCATTGTATGGACAAATGACGGATAAACAAATTTCTGGTACCGTTTCGCTTAGTGAGCAAATGATGAACCCTTTAGTTGAATTGGAATTGGTCTTTGTTGTTAAAGAACCATTGACAGCTAAATCCACTGAAGAAGAAATTATTGCAAAAACTCAGGTGGCTCCTGGTTTGGAAGTACCTGATTCTCGTTTTGAAGATTGGTTTCCTAAAATGCCCAAAGAACAAGTTTGCGCTGACGGAGCTGTTGGCGGGAAAGTTGTTTTTGGAGCAGCAAAAGATTATACTTATGCAGATTTAGACGCTATCAATGGAAAATTGATTTTGAATGGTGAAGTCCTTGATCAAGGTTCTTCATCTATTGTTATGGACCATCCCGTTAAAGCGATAAAGTGGTTATTAGAAAAATTAGGACAACATGACTTGACCCTTGAACCAGGTATGTTTGTTTCTTCTGGTACATTCGTCCTGCCGAAACCGCTAGAAGTTGGACAATATACTGGCGAATTTGAAGGTGTAGGAAATGTTCAGCTTACGGTGAATGTTTAG
- the rbsD gene encoding D-ribose pyranase yields MKKNGILNSEIDKVLADLGHTDQIIIADAGLPIPDGVKKIDLALALNDPAFQKVLDLLVEEMVIEEVMLADEIKAGNPKQLEQIQQKLPTQTFNYVSHEEFKNLSKNAKAIIRTGEATPYSNIILQSGVLF; encoded by the coding sequence ATGAAAAAGAATGGAATCTTAAATAGTGAGATAGATAAGGTTTTAGCTGATTTAGGTCATACGGATCAAATTATTATTGCTGATGCTGGTTTACCGATTCCGGATGGAGTAAAAAAGATTGATTTGGCTTTAGCTTTAAATGATCCTGCTTTTCAGAAAGTACTGGATTTGCTAGTGGAAGAAATGGTCATCGAAGAAGTAATGCTAGCCGATGAAATAAAAGCAGGCAATCCAAAACAATTAGAACAAATCCAACAAAAACTTCCGACACAAACATTCAACTATGTCAGCCATGAAGAATTTAAAAATTTATCAAAAAATGCTAAAGCTATTATTAGAACTGGAGAAGCTACTCCATATTCCAATATTATTCTACAATCAGGAGTGCTATTTTAG
- a CDS encoding D-ribose ABC transporter substrate-binding protein, whose protein sequence is MKKLIGLTAAALLFLGGCGSATLEGENTDSGAVEEKESSDLVVGVSLSTLNNPFFISVKEGITDLAGDEGSEVKVLDAQDDTSKQSNDVDDLIQQGVDILLINPVDSSAITPAVEAANSAGIPVIAIDRSSDGGQVVTLVASDNVEGGKMAAQYIEEISGSKAKVAELEGIPGASATRERGKGFNDYAKDNLDLVDQQTANFDRAEGLTVMENMLQSNPEIEAIFAQNDEMALGAIEAIEAAGKTGDIQVVGFDGTEDGLAAIEAGTLSATVAQQPTEMGKLAMQAAFDHFSGKKVEAKIASPLELIKSDN, encoded by the coding sequence ATGAAGAAATTAATTGGATTGACAGCAGCAGCTTTATTATTTTTAGGAGGATGTGGCAGCGCAACGTTAGAAGGAGAAAACACGGATTCTGGTGCAGTGGAAGAAAAAGAATCATCAGATTTAGTCGTAGGTGTATCGCTATCGACACTGAATAACCCATTCTTTATTTCAGTTAAAGAAGGAATTACTGATTTGGCTGGTGATGAAGGTTCTGAAGTAAAAGTATTGGACGCACAAGATGACACGTCAAAACAAAGCAATGACGTAGATGATTTGATTCAACAAGGGGTCGATATTTTATTGATCAATCCTGTTGACTCATCTGCAATCACTCCAGCTGTTGAAGCTGCAAACAGTGCCGGTATTCCGGTAATTGCCATTGACCGTTCAAGTGATGGCGGTCAAGTAGTAACGTTAGTGGCTTCGGATAACGTAGAAGGCGGAAAAATGGCTGCCCAATATATTGAAGAAATTTCAGGTTCAAAAGCAAAAGTTGCTGAATTAGAAGGAATACCTGGCGCTTCTGCAACAAGAGAACGTGGAAAAGGTTTCAATGATTATGCAAAAGATAATTTAGACTTAGTGGATCAACAAACAGCCAACTTTGACCGCGCAGAAGGCTTGACGGTTATGGAAAATATGCTTCAATCAAATCCAGAAATCGAAGCTATTTTTGCTCAAAATGATGAAATGGCACTAGGTGCGATTGAAGCCATTGAAGCTGCAGGAAAAACTGGAGACATTCAAGTAGTGGGCTTTGATGGAACAGAAGACGGATTAGCTGCAATTGAAGCAGGTACGCTAAGCGCAACAGTTGCTCAACAACCAACAGAAATGGGCAAACTTGCAATGCAAGCAGCATTTGATCATTTCTCTGGTAAAAAAGTTGAAGCGAAAATTGCTTCTCCATTGGAACTCATTAAAAGCGATAACTAA